A region of Plantactinospora sp. BC1 DNA encodes the following proteins:
- a CDS encoding sensor histidine kinase gives MRGRRRWWPDVLMGLVGGAFGLVKLGWPVVQSRPLPLLVTVAAGLILVAARRWPWPVLLIECLLLSSANWTAPLGGDVAQFGALTALGIIAYAANWPATAVALGLSYAASLVHLIGPDSEGLLPGQQGFVQLAGFFGISVAPVALARYLGGVRRVAQSAEERAREVEAQQEVQTRAARLAERAAIARDLHDIVAHHVGAIALQAGAAQYAARRTGRVDDAVQALGELRVTAGQVLDELRALLEVLRDPDAIVAGGPPIEPEQLIMDAEQRVRAAGVAVEMNLASDVGEAPLVVRTTAARVVQEGLTNTLKHAGPGTTASVDIRPDGTGLLVEVLDNGPEQPRPSLLPPSGHGLAGMRERVRLLGGTLLAGPTGSGGWRLAAHLPIREKTAAICAKPTTRAVDAEPTGRSR, from the coding sequence GTGCGGGGACGGCGGAGATGGTGGCCCGATGTGCTGATGGGCCTGGTCGGCGGCGCCTTCGGGCTGGTCAAACTTGGCTGGCCCGTGGTGCAGAGCAGACCGTTGCCACTGCTGGTGACGGTGGCCGCCGGACTGATCCTGGTGGCGGCCCGCCGCTGGCCCTGGCCGGTACTGCTGATCGAGTGCCTGCTGCTCAGCTCCGCCAACTGGACCGCACCGCTGGGCGGCGACGTCGCCCAGTTCGGCGCCCTGACCGCGCTCGGGATCATCGCGTACGCCGCCAACTGGCCGGCCACCGCCGTGGCGCTGGGGCTGTCGTACGCGGCGTCGCTGGTGCACCTGATCGGCCCGGACAGCGAGGGGCTGCTCCCCGGGCAGCAGGGCTTCGTCCAGCTCGCCGGCTTCTTCGGGATCTCCGTCGCCCCGGTCGCCCTGGCCCGCTACCTCGGCGGGGTGCGCCGGGTGGCCCAGTCGGCCGAGGAGCGCGCCCGGGAGGTGGAGGCGCAGCAGGAGGTGCAGACCCGGGCCGCGCGGCTGGCCGAGCGGGCCGCCATCGCCCGTGACCTGCACGACATCGTCGCGCACCACGTGGGAGCGATCGCGTTGCAGGCCGGCGCGGCGCAGTACGCGGCCCGGCGTACCGGCCGGGTGGACGACGCCGTGCAAGCGCTGGGGGAGTTGCGGGTCACCGCCGGCCAGGTGCTCGACGAGCTGCGGGCGCTGCTGGAGGTGCTGCGTGACCCGGACGCGATCGTGGCGGGCGGGCCGCCGATCGAGCCCGAGCAGTTGATCATGGATGCGGAGCAGCGGGTCCGGGCGGCCGGGGTGGCGGTAGAGATGAACCTGGCCAGCGACGTGGGCGAGGCGCCGCTGGTGGTGCGTACCACCGCCGCCCGGGTGGTGCAGGAGGGGCTGACGAACACGCTCAAGCACGCCGGACCGGGCACGACCGCCTCGGTCGACATCCGGCCGGACGGCACCGGCCTGCTGGTCGAGGTGCTCGACAACGGCCCGGAACAGCCCCGGCCGTCGCTGCTGCCGCCCTCCGGGCACGGACTGGCCGGCATGCGCGAACGGGTCCGGCTGCTCGGCGGCACGCTGCTCGCCGGCCCCACCGGCAGCGGCGGCTGGCGGCTCGCCGCGCACCTGCCGATCCGGGAGAAGACCGCGGCGATCTGCGCGAAGCCGACGACCCGGGCCGTGGACGCGGAGCCGACCGGGCGGTCCCGGTGA
- a CDS encoding F0F1 ATP synthase subunit epsilon: MAQLQVELVAVEEKIWTGEAEMVVARTTEGELGVLPGHAPLLGQLAEPGQVRIKLAGGEQLTYDVNGGFLSVTGAGVTVLAESASPVTESTSR; this comes from the coding sequence GTGGCACAGCTTCAGGTCGAACTCGTCGCCGTCGAGGAAAAGATCTGGACGGGCGAGGCCGAGATGGTCGTCGCACGGACGACCGAGGGCGAGCTCGGAGTGCTGCCGGGACACGCGCCGCTGCTCGGGCAGCTCGCCGAGCCCGGTCAGGTACGCATCAAGTTGGCCGGCGGCGAGCAGTTGACCTACGACGTCAACGGCGGCTTCCTCTCGGTGACCGGAGCCGGTGTCACGGTCCTGGCCGAGAGCGCCAGCCCGGTGACCGAGTCCACGAGCCGCTGA
- a CDS encoding DUF2550 domain-containing protein, whose translation MLVLRWIGIGVLVLLLAVAALFVRRALMTRSGGIIRLSVRVSTILDGRGWSPGFARFAETELRWYRMFSFALRPKRVLSRRGLAVERRRLPEGQERLIMPADWVILRCVSHQAPVEIAMAKSTVTGFLSWLESAPPGAVSHLVLRD comes from the coding sequence ATGCTGGTCTTGCGTTGGATCGGAATCGGCGTCCTGGTGCTGCTCCTCGCGGTTGCGGCACTCTTCGTCCGGCGTGCCCTGATGACCCGTTCCGGCGGCATCATCCGGCTCAGCGTGCGGGTCTCGACGATCCTCGACGGCCGTGGCTGGTCGCCGGGCTTCGCCCGGTTCGCCGAGACCGAACTCCGCTGGTACCGGATGTTCAGCTTCGCGCTCCGGCCGAAGCGGGTGCTCTCCCGGCGTGGCCTCGCGGTGGAGCGTCGGCGGCTGCCCGAGGGGCAGGAGCGGCTCATCATGCCCGCCGACTGGGTGATCCTGCGATGTGTCAGTCACCAGGCGCCCGTGGAGATCGCGATGGCGAAGTCCACGGTCACCGGCTTTCTCTCCTGGCTCGAGTCCGCCCCTCCGGGGGCGGTTTCTCATTTGGTCCTCCGGGACTGA
- a CDS encoding LCP family protein, with amino-acid sequence MSSGGRPIREGRRRKSAVPTWARLCTIFGAVLVVLSGGVLVGLEAVLARFEGAVTEEDLFGDQAAGAPAAEKRADIKGPLNILLVGIDPRKPETPPLADSIMVLHVTETLDSAYLFSLPRDLLVDIPRFDKADFPGDRTKLNAAMSYGSKVPGEKLPSAAQGFELLSLTVSKVTGIKRFDAGAIINFGGFLKIVDAMGGVTMYIDQNVKSEHRRPDGTHRTLKPGGGGYLGPQAQYKKGTRHLEGWQALDYVRQRYPENGVTDGDYGRQRHQQQFVRAMADQALSKDVVTNPIKLDKVIRAAGKSLIFSGRGHKLIDFGFALRNLRSDSIQMIKLPGGGVGTGSNYKGERLQPIASEFFASIRAGTVDSFVINNPELLNKLK; translated from the coding sequence CTGTCCAGCGGCGGGCGGCCGATCAGGGAGGGTCGGCGCAGGAAGTCCGCCGTCCCGACCTGGGCCCGGCTCTGCACGATCTTCGGTGCCGTACTGGTGGTGCTCAGCGGCGGCGTGCTGGTCGGCCTGGAGGCGGTGCTGGCCCGCTTCGAGGGCGCGGTGACCGAGGAGGACCTCTTCGGCGACCAGGCCGCCGGGGCACCGGCGGCGGAGAAGAGGGCCGACATCAAGGGCCCGTTGAACATCCTGCTGGTCGGCATCGACCCGCGTAAGCCGGAGACGCCGCCGCTGGCCGACTCGATCATGGTCCTGCACGTGACCGAGACGCTGGACTCGGCGTACCTCTTCTCGCTTCCCCGGGACCTGCTGGTCGACATCCCCCGCTTCGACAAGGCCGACTTCCCGGGCGACCGGACGAAGCTGAACGCCGCGATGTCGTACGGCAGCAAGGTGCCCGGCGAGAAGCTGCCGAGCGCGGCCCAGGGCTTCGAGCTGCTCTCCCTGACGGTGTCGAAGGTGACCGGGATCAAGCGGTTCGACGCGGGCGCGATCATCAACTTCGGCGGCTTCCTGAAGATCGTCGACGCGATGGGCGGCGTCACGATGTACATCGACCAGAACGTCAAGTCGGAGCACCGCCGCCCGGACGGTACGCACCGGACGTTGAAGCCCGGCGGTGGCGGCTACCTCGGCCCGCAGGCGCAGTACAAGAAGGGCACCCGGCACCTGGAGGGCTGGCAGGCGCTGGACTACGTCCGGCAGCGGTACCCGGAGAACGGGGTGACCGACGGTGACTACGGCCGGCAGCGGCACCAGCAGCAGTTCGTCCGGGCCATGGCCGACCAGGCGCTGAGCAAGGACGTGGTGACCAACCCGATCAAGCTGGACAAGGTGATCCGGGCGGCCGGCAAGTCGCTGATCTTCAGTGGTCGCGGGCACAAGCTGATCGACTTCGGCTTCGCGCTGCGTAACCTGAGGTCGGACTCGATCCAGATGATCAAACTGCCGGGCGGTGGTGTCGGCACCGGCAGCAACTACAAGGGTGAGCGGCTACAGCCGATCGCGAGCGAGTTCTTCGCCTCGATCAGGGCGGGCACGGTGGACAGCTTCGTGATCAACAATCCGGAGTTGTTGAACAAGCTCAAGTGA
- a CDS encoding response regulator transcription factor: MTVRVLVVDDQALVRAGVTLLLRTAGGFDIVGEAGDGREAVRLAERLRPDVVLMDLRMPRMDGIEATRRILDQHPATRVLVLTTFADDANIYGALGAGAIGYLVKDGAPEDLVDAVGRAARGEPLLAPAVLARIVHRALQAHTEDTERGSEDVRPSGRRLLSGREREVLALVGAGLSNAEIAARMHLGVTTVKTHVSAAMEKLGLRNRVQAAVVAHRLGLVDDDFRPIVLDGPGRDESPSGAAGAVPPGLR; the protein is encoded by the coding sequence GTGACCGTACGAGTCCTGGTCGTCGACGACCAGGCCCTGGTCCGGGCCGGCGTGACCCTGCTGCTGCGTACCGCCGGCGGGTTCGACATCGTCGGCGAGGCCGGCGACGGGCGGGAGGCGGTTCGGCTGGCCGAGCGGCTCCGCCCGGACGTGGTGCTGATGGACCTGCGGATGCCCCGGATGGACGGCATCGAGGCGACCCGGCGGATCCTCGACCAGCACCCGGCGACCCGGGTGCTGGTGCTGACCACCTTCGCCGACGACGCCAACATCTACGGGGCGCTCGGCGCCGGTGCGATCGGTTACCTGGTCAAGGACGGCGCCCCGGAGGATCTGGTGGACGCGGTCGGCCGGGCGGCCCGGGGCGAGCCGCTGCTCGCGCCGGCCGTACTGGCCCGGATCGTGCACCGGGCGTTGCAGGCGCACACCGAGGACACCGAGCGCGGCTCGGAGGACGTACGCCCGTCGGGGCGCCGGCTGCTCAGCGGCCGGGAGCGCGAGGTGCTGGCCCTGGTCGGCGCCGGGCTCTCCAACGCCGAGATCGCCGCCCGGATGCACCTGGGGGTCACCACCGTCAAGACGCACGTCTCGGCGGCGATGGAGAAGCTCGGGCTGCGCAACCGGGTCCAGGCCGCGGTGGTGGCGCACCGGCTCGGTCTGGTCGACGACGACTTCCGGCCGATCGTCCTGGACGGGCCGGGCCGGGACGAGAGCCCCTCCGGCGCCGCCGGTGCCGTCCCGCCGGGGCTCCGGTGA
- a CDS encoding class I SAM-dependent methyltransferase: MPTEMISFLAQLARDPRAVGAIAPSGTPLAERITATIPRSGQPLVVELGPGTGAFTRVIQRRLAGQGRHLAVEVNATFADRLAREHPAVDVLQADAGALAGLLSERNLPPAQVIVSGLPWAVFTAQRQREILAAVVAALADDGVFTTFAYQHARWSPPARRLHRNLRELFEEVVVGGTVWANLPPAVVYHCRRPIRQPAVEERGGPGRHPGPVRPGTRPVSRGPEPSRP, translated from the coding sequence GTGCCCACCGAGATGATCTCGTTTTTGGCCCAGTTGGCCCGTGACCCCCGGGCGGTCGGTGCCATCGCACCCAGCGGAACACCGCTCGCCGAGCGGATCACCGCGACGATCCCCCGGAGCGGGCAACCCCTGGTGGTCGAACTCGGCCCCGGGACCGGGGCGTTCACCCGGGTGATCCAGCGCCGGCTCGCCGGCCAGGGCCGGCACCTCGCGGTGGAGGTCAACGCCACCTTCGCCGACCGGCTGGCCCGGGAGCATCCGGCGGTCGACGTACTCCAGGCCGACGCCGGGGCACTGGCCGGGCTGCTCTCCGAACGGAACCTGCCGCCGGCCCAGGTGATCGTCAGCGGACTGCCCTGGGCCGTCTTCACCGCGCAGCGGCAGCGGGAGATCCTCGCCGCCGTCGTCGCGGCGCTCGCCGACGACGGCGTCTTCACCACCTTCGCCTACCAGCACGCCCGCTGGTCGCCACCGGCCCGGCGACTGCACCGCAACCTGCGGGAACTCTTCGAGGAGGTCGTGGTCGGGGGTACGGTCTGGGCCAACCTGCCACCCGCGGTGGTCTACCACTGCCGGCGGCCGATCCGGCAGCCGGCCGTCGAGGAGCGCGGCGGACCCGGCCGGCACCCCGGACCGGTCCGGCCCGGAACCCGTCCGGTCTCGCGCGGGCCGGAGCCGAGCCGCCCCTGA